The nucleotide sequence CGCCGGCGCGAAGTCTTGCGACAACCTGGCTTTTACGTTTCATGATGGCATCAAAATCTGCTGCGATAGTCTCGCCTGCAGAAATGCCGTATTCTGCGGAGCGCCTCATGGTAGCAAGAATCGACACACTATTTGCCAGCGCCTTTGTCGGTATGCATCCGCGATTTAAGCATGTGCCGCCTACATCCCGTGCCTCCACCAGGGCAACGGAGAGTCCAAGCTGACTTGCCCTTATGGCTGAGACATAACCACCCGGCCCCCCACCGAGGACAACAAGATCATATACAGTAGATTCCAAGTCTCATCACCTGACCTGTTAGGAATAAAATCGGGGCACGCGTTTGCTAATGGCGCATGTGACTTCATACCCTATGGTCCCGCACCACGATGCCACCTCATCAGCTGAGATCTCATCTGAACCCTGCCTTCCAATCAGGACGGCATCTTCCCCCGGCTCGACATATAGGTCGCCTGTGTCAACCATACACTGGTCCATGCAGATCCGCCCGACAACCGGAAATCTCTTCCCACGAATCAAAACCATTGCCTTTCCCGACAGGGCCCTCATGTATCCATCAGCATAGCCGACCGGTAGGGTAGAAATGAATGTCTCTTTCTTTGTTACGTAAGTCCTACCATAACTTATGCCAAACCCCGCGGGCACTTTCTTGGAATAAGCGATCCTCGTGACAAATGAGAGGGCTGGTTTGAGATCAAGCCCCCGCTTGAGATCTGCCGGGACCTGCCCAAAACTAAAGGGAGACAAACCATATATTATGATTCCCGGTCTTACCATATTAAACAAAGCCTGGGGGAATCTCATCAAAGCCGCGCTATTAGCTATATGTTTATAGGGCAACTTTATTCCACTTTTTTCAAGATCATCTACGAGATCCGAGAACTTCTGAATCTGAGCCAAGGCAAAACGTGGGTCGTTCTCGTCGGCTGTGGCGAGGTGACTGAATATGCCTTCCACCTCCAGGTTGGAAAGCTGCTCAACGCGCCGGATGAAACCAGCGGCCTCATGGGGGGTTATGCCCAGCCTCCCCATCCCGGTGTCGACCTTTATGTGCACCTTGGCTTTCTTTGCCTCCTGTGTGGCAGCCACCGAAAGATGCTCTGCGAGTTCAAGGGAACAAACCGAAGCGGTAAGGCCATACCTTATCACCTTTTTGGCCTGGTTCGGGAAGGTCTGGGATAAGATCAGGATGGGAGCGATTATGCCGCTCTTCCTCAGCGATACCCCTTCCTCGGCAAGGGCAACCCCAAGCCAGTTGGCCCCATTATTCAACGCCGCAGATGCCACCTGCACCGCTCCATGGCCATATGCGTCCGCTTTCACTACCGCCATTATCTCAACTCCGGGACCAACTTTGCGCCTTATCTCTCGGACATTATGACTTATAGCGTTCAAGTCAACATATACTCTGGTGGGCCTATCCGCCATCTCTTCCATTGCCTGGCCTCACAGTCCTTTCGCCATGCAAAACTTCCAATTAGTGGGCACGGGGATTGCGACATCAGTTGATCACTCTAAATCTCTTGTCTTCATCCTCGCACCGTCTGACAATCTCGAGACTTCGAGGGAGCCTCTCAAGGACATCCCCTGCCACCATCCCAATTTCTCCCACTTCATCGCGAGCAAGATCCCCTGCCAGCCCATGTATATATACCCCGGCCGCCGCCGCCTCAAGGGGTGGAAGGCCCTGGGCCATCAGGCCCGCAATTATTCCAGTAAGGACATCCCCCATCCCGGCGGTCGCCATGCCTGGATTTCCTGTAGGATTGATATAGGTCTGACCTTCTGGAGAAGAAATGACAGTATGCGCTCCCTTTAGCACGACTACCTTTCCCCATTGCCCTGCAAATGAACGGGCTATATCGAGACGATTCCGTCCCGCTTGTTCACCATTTCTGGCTAAAAGCCTTGCCATCTCTCCCATATGCGGGGTCAGGACCATCGGAGAACGAATGGCCTTCAAGATCTCTGGGTCAACCGAGATGGCGTTCAATGCATCGGCGTCCGCGACCACCGGGCAAGAACACATGGTCAGGACCTTCCTGATCAGCTGAGATGTCTCATTATTCATAGACATTCCCGGGCCAATGGCTAGAACATCATTGCGCTCAAGGAGGGTCGCTATGACACCTTCGCCATTTAGCGCCGCGCTCCTGGATTCTGTTTCAGGCAGCGGCTTTACAATGACCTCGGTGAGTTTCATATCCACATAATCACTCAGACTCCGCGGCACCGCAAGCGTTACGAGGCCGGCTCCACTCTTCAAAGCTGCCATGCTCGCAAGACATGCCGCTCCAGTCATCCCCT is from Bacillota bacterium and encodes:
- a CDS encoding alanine racemase — protein: MEEMADRPTRVYVDLNAISHNVREIRRKVGPGVEIMAVVKADAYGHGAVQVASAALNNGANWLGVALAEEGVSLRKSGIIAPILILSQTFPNQAKKVIRYGLTASVCSLELAEHLSVAATQEAKKAKVHIKVDTGMGRLGITPHEAAGFIRRVEQLSNLEVEGIFSHLATADENDPRFALAQIQKFSDLVDDLEKSGIKLPYKHIANSAALMRFPQALFNMVRPGIIIYGLSPFSFGQVPADLKRGLDLKPALSFVTRIAYSKKVPAGFGISYGRTYVTKKETFISTLPVGYADGYMRALSGKAMVLIRGKRFPVVGRICMDQCMVDTGDLYVEPGEDAVLIGRQGSDEISADEVASWCGTIGYEVTCAISKRVPRFYS
- a CDS encoding NAD(P)H-hydrate dehydratase, whose translation is MKVLTPDEMREIDKRAIEEAGIPGIALMENAGRAVAIVVAERLRKESAVPVPQRRVCIVCGKGNNGGDGFVAARHLANFGAKVRVFLLCRKSEVSGDAATNLRALNYMGIEVEELSLEDMQKVKISFSISDILVDAIFGTGFKGEINGLIGTVIDAMNDSGRPIVSVDVPSGLDASTGKVSVKCVRATCTVTMGAPKLGLLLYPGAEFAGELAIANIGIPGLLFAQEKLKCHLLSAQEVRSWIPSRRPDTHKTNFGRVLVVAGSEGMTGAACLASMAALKSGAGLVTLAVPRSLSDYVDMKLTEVIVKPLPETESRSAALNGEGVIATLLERNDVLAIGPGMSMNNETSQLIRKVLTMCSCPVVADADALNAISVDPEILKAIRSPMVLTPHMGEMARLLARNGEQAGRNRLDIARSFAGQWGKVVVLKGAHTVISSPEGQTYINPTGNPGMATAGMGDVLTGIIAGLMAQGLPPLEAAAAGVYIHGLAGDLARDEVGEIGMVAGDVLERLPRSLEIVRRCEDEDKRFRVIN